Part of the Scrofimicrobium sp. R131 genome is shown below.
GCAGGTTCAGTTCGGCGCCGGACACCTCCGCCACCACCTGCCCCACGCAGTCGGCCCCGGCCCGCCAGGTGGCCAGCCAACCGGGGTCGCCCGCTCCGCCGTCCGAGGCGGCCAGCCCGGCCACCACCACCTGGGCCGTGTAGGACTGGTCGGGATAGTCGGCGCGCGGGCTGACCACGATCTTGCGGACGTCGTGGCGTCCCAGCAGTGCCACCACGGGCCGGGACAGGGTCGGCCGCCCGGTCACCACCACCTGCTGAATGTCGCGCTGTTGGTACAGGTACCGCAAGAGCAGGGGGGTGTGCGGGACCCAGCTGGGAGAGGCCGTCGCCCCGGAGGAGGGCTCGGCCAGGATCGGCACCTGCCGGGCGGTGGCCGCCGCAATCACCGCGGGGTCCGCGCTGTCGCCCGCCACCACGACGGTCCACAGCGAGGGGTCCACCACCTCGTCCCAACTGGGCAGGGTCGGCGGGGTGGCCAGGTAAGTGGGGACGGGAACGGTCGGCAGCACCAGGTCGGAGGCAGGGACGAGCGGGTCGGCGAAAGCCACGTTCAGGTGGACCGGCCCGGGGGTGTCGCAGGCAGCGCGCAGCAGCCGGGTGAGGGGTGCCGCGGTCGCCACCCGCTCGCCGGAGCGGCCCGCCGGAATCGAGGCGGCCACGACGCCCGGGAAGATCCCCTCCTGGATCGTGGTTTGGGAGGCGCCCACCCCTCGCAGTTCGTGCGGCCGGTCAGCGGTGATCACCACCAGGGCCAGCCCCTGCAGGCGGGCCTCCTCCACCGCGGAATGCAACTCGGTGACCGCGGTGCCCGAGGTGGTGAAGACCGGCACGGGGACCGGCTGCCCGGCTTGGGCCGCCAGCGCCTTGGCCATCCCGAGCGCCCAGAACCCGGCGCTGCGCTCATCGGAGAAGGTGCCCACCCGGATCTGGCCCTCCGCCTCGGCCTGGGCCAGCGCGTAGGCAAACGGGGCGTTTCGGGAGCCGGGGCAGTAGGCCGCGACGGGCACGCGGGCCGCCAGCAGGGTGGCGATCAGGGTTTGCGCGGTCAGGATGGACGGGTTCTCAGTCACGGGCGTTCACCTCCGTCAGCATGGCTTCAGTTCGGGCCAGCCAGCGTTCCACCACCGAGCGGTCAGCGGCGCCGGCCACGGGCTCGGCCGTGAGTACGCGGGCAGCCCGGGCCACGTCCAGGTTTCCGCCGGCCGAGCGGAGCGGCTCAGCCACGACGTCGGTGGCCAGCAGCCGGGCGGTGTCGAGGCCGCAGGCGTGAGGCAGGTCGGGCAGGGCCGCCGCCAGTTGAACCCCCGCCGCCAGCCCGTACGAGGTGTCGATGGCGGAGGAGACCACCACCGGGAGCGGGAGCTGCCCGGCCAGGTCGAGGGCGGCCCGGACCCCGCCGAGCGGGGCCACTTTGATCACGGCCAGGTCGACTGCCCCGACCACGCTAAACGGGTCGTCGGCCCGGCGGATCGACTCGTCGGCGGCGATGGGCGGCTCCACCCGCTCGCGCACGGCGGCCAGGTCTTCAACCTCCCAGCAGGGCTGCTCCACGTATTCCAGCCCACCCACCGGGCCGGCCGCCCGCTGCAGGAACTCAATGGCGGCGCAGGCTTCGTCCCGGCTCCAACTGCCGTTGACGTCGATCCGAACGCGCGCGTCGGCGCCGAACTGGTCGGCCAGCACCTCGGCCACCGCCGCCACCCGGGCCGCGTCGGCGTCCAGGTCTACCCGCGGGTCGGCCACTTTGATTTTGGCGGTCCGACACCCCGCCTCCGCCGCCCGGGCGGCCGCCGCTGCGGGCGAGCTGACCGGGATGGTCACGTTGACCGGCACCTCGGTTCGGACCGGCGCCGGACCCGGCCGTGTCGCCTGGGCGAGGGCGCTGCGCAACCACTGGGCCGCCTCGTCCGGCTGATAGTCCAGGAACGGCGCGCATTCGCCCCAACCGTGCGGGCCGTGCACCAGCAGGCCCTCCCGGGAGTTCACCCCGCGAAAGGTGGTGGTCAGCGGCAGGTGAAAGATGATCGTGCGATCGATTCCGAGGTCCTCCCACCGGGTGGGGTGGCTCCACTCGGTCAGGGGCACATCCGTGAGCATAAGAGAAGTTGACACATGCTGAGTCTACCTGCGCCGGGGAGCCGCTACGCTGGGGGAATGATCATCCTGGCACTGGCCGCCGGCATCCTGGGGCTGGTGGTGTCGGCCGTCCTGCGCCGCTCCACCAAACCCCCGACCGGCGGCATCGTCGACGACCGCTTTATCTACCTGTCGCTCCCCGGGTTTTCACTGTTTTTGCTCGGGGTGGGGCTGCTGGGTCTGACCGTCCCCCTGGCCACCCACGCGCTGGGCCTGGTTGCCACGGTTGGGGCCGGACTGGTGGCGGCGGTCGGCGCCGTGCTGTCCGTTTGGGGGTTGTTTGCGCGGTCGGTGCCGGGTTGGGCGAAGCCCCGCTAGCGCCCCTGCAGCGCCATCCACTCGGCATAGCCGATTGGGTTCAGCTGCGACTTGATCTTGTACACCACCGCCGGGGTCGGGCCCAGGAAGTCGGCCCGGTCATTTTCCGAGTAGGAGGTGCCAAACTCGTAGTGCCACGGCTCGGGCCGGTCGGTGTCGGGGCCCAGGGCTGAGGGCAGGCGGAAACCGTAGCTGGGGCCGTGCTCCAGCATCCAGCTCACCTCGGGCGCGTCCCAGGTGGAGAAAATGTCCCAGTTGAAGTCAATGGCCTGACCGAACCCGTGGTTGGACTGACCCGGAATCGCGGTCATGTCGGGCGCATCCCAGTGCACCTGGTACTGGGAGGCCAGATCGCGGTAACCGTTCAAAATGGGCAGGTCCGTGCCGAACTGGAGGTGGTAGGCCTCGTTCAGGCGGATGAAGTTGTCCATTGCGGCGCACAGGAGCCGCTCGTTTGGCTGCCAGGGAATTGGGCAGAGCAGGTCGTCGGGCAGCTCCCCGTTGGAGACGCCGGTCAGGTCCGGCAGGTTTTGGGCGAGGCGTCGGTCCAGCTCCAACTGGGCGGCGTCCCCGGCCGCGGTTTCGGCCCGGGCCAGTTCGGTCAGCTGGCCATTCGCCAGGTCGTTGACCCGCATCCTGCCGGTGGCAACGGCCAGTTCCTGCTCGGTGAGCGCGGCGAGGGCCGAGTCGAACGCGGACGTGGCGGCGGCCAGCGCCCCCTGGTCCAGGGTCGAGCGAGTGATCTTGACCGGAATTGCGCGGGAGGTGCGCGCCTGAGCGGCCGACAGGGAGGTGACCGAGGTGGCGGCGGCAAACAGGGCGGACCGGGTGAGGTTTCCCTGCTCGTAGGCGCGCATCAGGTTGGTGGGCACACCGCTGATCAGCAGCCAGGAGGACTGGCCGGGATTGGCCCCGAGTTGGTCGGCCAGGTGGCGGTAGGCGTCGACCGCGTTGGCCCCGGAGTCGGACATCGATTCGAGCAGCGACAGGTTGGTTTCGTCCACCCGGCCGAGGCTCTGCCGGACCGCGCTAAGCAGGGCGGCATCCCCGGCGGCGGGGGCCAGCTCAACCAGGTAGTCGCGTTTGACCGTCTCTGCGGGAACCGGGCTCTTAGCGGAGGCGAGGCGGGGGGCGCTGAAACCGGTGGCCACGATCAGCAGCAGGGCCAGGAGCACGACGATGCCCGGGCTCAGCCGTTGACTGACCCGGGGATTGCTCGCCACCACTGCGTGTCGATTCCTCAGTTGCTCATTCACCCGAATGCGTTCTACCCGCCTACCGTGCCGCACAGTTATCCAGGAACAGTTTACCGGTCTTGCGGGGGCCTGGGAAGGTCAGATTCTTCCCAGTGATCGAACCATCACCGCCTTGATCGTGTGGAGGCGGTTCTCCGCCTGGTCGAAGACGATTGAGCGCGGCCCTTCGAACACCTCGTTGGTCACCTCGACCCCTTCCAGCCCGAACTGCTGGTAGACCTGGCGGCCAATGGTCGTGTTCAGGTCGTGGAACGCGGGCAGGCAGTGCATGAACTTGGCGTTCGGACCCGCGGTGGCCATCAGCGCCTCGTCGACTCGATAGGGCCGCAACAGCTGGATCCGTTCCGCCCAAACCTCGGCCGGCTCGCCCATCGAAACCCAGATATCGGTGTGGACAAAGTCGACCCCGGCCACCGCGGCCAGGTCCTCCGTCACGGTGATCCGGGCCCCGGTTTGGGCGGCAATTTCTTCCGCCTGGGCAATGACGTCGGCGGGGGGCCATAGGGCCTCTGGGGCGACGATCCGCACGTCGGCGCCCAGCAGCGCGCCGTTGACCAGCAGCGACCGACCCGTGTTGAACCGGGCATCGCCGACGTAGGCGTAGGCAACCTCGCTCAGGTTACGGCCCCCGGCGTGCTCTTTCATGGTCAGGGAGTCCGCCAGCATCTGGGTCGGGTGCCACTCGTCGGTGAGACCGTTCCAGACCGGGACCCCCGACAGCTCCGCCAGCGTCTCGACACTGCTCTGCCGGTCGCCCCGGTACTCGATCCCGTCGAAAAAGCGTCCCAGCACCCGCGCGGTGTCAGCCACCGACTCCTTGTGTCCCAGCTGGGAGCCACTGGGGTCCAGGTAGGTGGTGGAGGCGCCCTGGTCGGCCGCGGCCACCTCGAACGCGCACCGGGTTCGGGTGGAGGTCTTCTCAAACACGAGGGCAATGTTGCGGCCCCGCAGGTAGGGAACCTCGGTCCCGGTTCGCTTCTGTTCTTTTAGGATTCCGGCCAGTTCAATCAGGTCGGCCCACTGCTGAGCGGTGAAATCCGTTTCGCGCAGCAGGTGGGATCCGGGGGCAAAATAGCGGGAAAGATCAGTCATTACTTCAGGGTACCGGATCGACCTGTCGGCGCACCGCATACACTTAACTCATGAGCAGCCTTCCTTTTGTCTCCGACACGTTTGACCCCGCCCGCTGGCAGGAGGTCCCCGGTTTCACCTTCACCGACATCACCTACCATCGCGGCCGGTCCCGCGGGCCCCAGGACGGGGCTCCGACCGGCGCTCCCCTGCCCTGGGTTCGGATCGCCTTCGACCGGCCCGAGGTGCGGAACGCCTTCCGCCCCCAGACGGTGGACGAGTTGCTGGTGGCACTGGAGGATGCCCGCACCAACTCGGAGGTGGCCGCGGTGATCGTCACCGGGAACGGCCCCTCCGCCAAGGACGGGGGCTACGCCTTCAGTTCGGGCGGCGACCAGCGGGTGCGGGGGAAAGAGGGCTACCAGTACGGCCCCGCCGGCGACGCCCAGAGTCGGGCCCGCCACGGTCGGCTGCACATTTTGGAGGTTCAGCGCCTGATTCGCGCCACCCCGAAACCGGTGATCGCCGCGGTGAACGGGTGGGCCGCCGGGGGCGGACACTCCCTGGCGGTCGTCTGCGACCTGGCGGTGGCCAGCGCGGAGCACGCGCAGTTCATGCAGACCGACGCCAACGTCGGCTCCTTCGATGCGGGTTACGGCTCTGCCCTGCTGGCCCGCCAGGTGGGGGATCGCCGGGCCCGGGAAATCTTCTTCCTCGCCCGTCCCTACACCGCGCAGCAGGCGGAGTCGTGGGGGGCGGTCAACCAGGCGGTGCCCCACGCCCAGTTGGAGGAAACGGCCCTGGAGTACTGCCGGATCATCGCCACCAAGTCCCCGCAGGCGATCAGGATGCTGAAGTATGCGTTCAACCTGGTGGACGACGGGTTAGCCGGACAGCAGATGTTTGCCGGTGAGGCCACCCGGCTGGCCTACATGACCGAGGAGGCCCGGGAGGGACGCGACGCTTTCCTGGAGAAGCGGGACCCAGATTGGAGCCAGTTCCCCTACTACTACTAGTAGTGGCTGACCACCTTCGTGCCCATGTCCGCCCAGTCGTAAATGAACTTGGCGTCCACCGGCTGCATGTTGACGCATCCGTGCGAGCCACCGGGGCCGGTCCAACCGAAGGATGAACGCCAGGGCGCCCCGTGGAAGGCGTAGCCGCCGTGGAAGTAGGTCACCCAGGGCACGTCCTCAGTCAGGTACTTCGAGCCGTCGACGTTCTCGCCGCGCATGTCCTGCAGCTCGTACTTCAGGTAGACGTTGAACTCGCCGTCCACCGTTGGGGTGCGGGGTTCGCCCGGGACCATGTACCAGGGGCCGCCGACAACATCGGTGCCCTCGTAGGCGGTGACGGTGGCGTTGGTCAGGTTCAGGTCCAGCCACTTCTCACCCTCGGCCGGGCGGTAGATCCAGTCTTCCGTCCCGGGCAGGGCCGGCCGGTCCGTCCAGGTGGCCGGCAGGTCGTCGTAGGTGAAGTCAAAGGACAGGTCGGAGCTGGATCGGAGCGCCTGCTCGAAGGCCGGCGCCACCTCGGCCACGTTGTTCACCCCGTAGCCGTCTTCGGCGGGCAGGGAGGTGGCGACGACGTTGCCGCTGGCATCCACATTTCGCAGTCCGTTGACCGGCTGGTCTGTCGTTTCGTCGGCGAAGTCCTGCGCCCACTTGGTCACCAGGTCCGCCTTCAGGGTGGGATGATACCCGTCGTCCCCCTGCTTGAACTCGATCCAGGACACCCGGGTGTCGTGATCGGGCGAGGTGGAATCGGGGTAGTTGTCGTTCAGCGTCAGCTCAGCGGTCAGGAAGTGGTTGGCTTCCTGCACGGCCGCGGTCGCTGCCTCCGTGGTGATGGCGGGGTCCTGGACCGACACGGGGGCGGTCACAGAGGCCGGTTGCAGAGACTGGGCGGCCCGCTCCAGTTCCCCGCGGAGGGCATCCCGATCGACCGTCTGGCCCGGCTGCGCCTCTTTGGCAAAGAAGGTGCCCGAATCGGGATCGTAGACGGCGGCCGCGTCGACCGCCCCCGACTGTTCCGGCCCGATCAAAGAGTCGGCGAAAGTCCCGAACGCGGCGTCGTCCACCGTCACCACCGGTTCAATCTGAACGGTCCCGAACAGGCCGCGCAGGAACCCGCCGACCGAGCGCGAGGCTGCCAGCACCTGGTCAACCGTGGCCGCCTCGTCCACCTTGACCCCGGCCTCAGCCAGGACGACCGGCTGCGGGTCGGCGTCAAGCACGGTGAGCTGCACCTGCTGGTCTGCCTGGTGCGACTTCAGGGTCTGCGCCAGCGCGGCCTGAGTTTGGCCCCCGACGGAGATTTCACCGATTTTCGCTCCCGGGAGAGCGTGGGTGCGGAAAAAGAAAAACAGTGACGTAACCGCAATCACTAAAATCAGCAAAATGATCGAGAGCACAAAGACAATTTGGCGGGGCCGGGTGGAGAGAAGATTCTTCATGATGCAGCCATTCTATCGGCCCGCAGAGCCGCTGACGATGTTGGGTGGCCAACACGGAAAGACTGTGTCCTAAAGTAGATTCATGCCCGCAAGTACCACCCCGGAATTCCCGGCAGAGATCATTCGCGTCCGGTTGGAGCAAAGCTCCGTTGACCTGCTCGTAGAGGCCATCAAACAGCGGCTATTTGGGACGGTACGACGCCCGCTGATCGTGCTGGGAACAGAGGACAAACAGGTCGAAAAGGCACTGCAAAACCTGCCTCCAGCGACCCTGACTTCAGATGTGATTTTGGCCACTTCCGGTTCCACGCGGGGCCGACCGCACCTAGTGGGACTGTCCTGGGAGGCGCTGAGAGCTTCGGCCGGTCGCACCATCGACTTTCTCGGCCCGGCTCGGTGGCTGCTGCCGCTGCCCCCGCACCACATCGCCGGGTTCCAGGTGCTGGTGCGCAGCGTCCTGCTCGGGGTCTCCCCCCTGGTGGTCGGCCGAACCGAGGACATTCCCGCCGCCGTGGCCGCCGCCCGGGAGCCACTCATCACCTCGCTGGTGCCCACCCAGTTGCGCCGACTCCAGGGCGAAGACCTGTCCGGCCTGAGCCGGATCCTGGTGGGCGGGGCTCGACTCGACCCGGCACTCGCCCGCCAGTGCGCCCACCTGCCGCTGGTAACCACCTACGGAATGACCGAAACCTGCGGCGGGTGCGTCTACAACTCCCGCCCCCTGCCGGGCATCGGGGTGCGGATCGAGTCCGGCCTGGTGCACCTGTCCGGGCCGGTGCTAATGGACGGGTACCTGGGCGAGCCCAGCCCGCTGGTCACCCTGGATGGCACCCGCTACCTGGTCACCAGTGACCTTGGCCGGATGGACGAGGGGCGGCTCACCATCGAGGGGCGGGCCGACCACGTCATCATCTCCGGTGGGGAAAACCTCTCGCCCGGAACCATCGAGGAGGCGATCGGCAGTTGGCGCCCGGACCTGAACGCGGTCGTGATCGGGGTGGACGATCCCGACTGGGGTCAGGTCGCCGTCGCGGCGCTGGAGGGGGCGGGGTCGCCGGCCCTGGTTGGTCCCGAGCTTCGCGCCGCCGTGTCCGCCCAGCTCGGGGCGCACCACGCCCCCCGTGCGGTCGTGTTCGTCGGGGACCTGCCCCTGCTCAGTTCCGGTAAAGTGGATCGTCGCCGACTGGTTGTCACGGTGACCGAAATGATTAGCAAGCAAGACTGCTGGAGCGTCGATTAACCCATGAGTTCACACCTACCTGAGCTGCCCGCTCGTCCTACCTGGCGCGACTGGTTGGAGGGGGCCCGGCTGAGGACCCTGCCGGCCGCGGCCGCTCCGGTCCTGGTTGGGGCCGGGGCCGCAGCTCAACTGGGGGCTTTCTCGTGGGGGAAATCGGTGCTGGCCCTGCTGGTGGCGCTGCTGCTGCAGGTGGGGGTGAACTTCGCCAACGACTACTCCGACGGCATTCGCGGCACCGACCAGGTGCGGGTGGGGCCGGTCCGGCTGACCGCCTCGGGCCTGGTGCCGCAGCGGCAGGTGCTGGCGCTGGCCCTGGGCTGTTTTGCCCTGGCGGGGCTGGCGGGCCTCGCGCTGGTGGCCTGGGCCGGAACCTGGTGGTTCCTGCTGGTGGGGGCCCTGGCGATCGCGGTGGCCTGGTTCTACACCGGGGGGAAGAACCCGTACGGCTACCTGGGGGTGGGCCTGTCCGAGCTTTTCGTCTTCGTCTTCTTTGGCCTGGTGGCCACGGTGGGCACCAACTGGGTTCAGGCCTATGCGGCTCCAGCCTGGCTTTGGCTGGCCGCTTCCGGGATGGGCTTGGCCTCCGTCTCCCTGCTGCTGGTGAACAACCTCCGCGACATTCCCACCGACCGGGAGGTGGGGAAGACCACCGTCGCCGTGCGGATGGGGGATCGCGCCTCGCGCCTGGTGTTCCTGGCGCTGCTGGTGGCCGCCTCCCTCCTGGGTGCGGGCGGCTTGGCCCTCGGGGCCAGCTGGGTGTGGGCGCTCTGGCTGGCCGTCGTCCTGCTGGTGGTCAGCATTCCCGCGGCGCTACCCGTGCTGGCCGGCGCCACCGGGCCGGGCCTGATCGTGGCCCTGCGCAACACCGGACTGTACACGCTAATCTACGGTGTCCTGGTCGGGGCGCTGCTGGCGCTGTAGCCCGGTCGCGCGCAAACTCAACTATCCTAGAAACATGCCAAGAGTCATGCTGTTTGCTTTCGCCATTGGGGTGACGCTGTACGCCCTGCTTGACTGGGGCATGAATTCGAAGTCACAGACGCCCGGTGGGCTGTCCCGCTGGCTGTGGCTGGCAGTGATCATCATCTTCCCGATCATCGGCCCGGCCGCCTGGGTGATCTTGCGGCTGGTGGGCCAGGCAGAACGCAAGCGCGGCCCAACCGCGGCGCCCCCGCCTCAACGCGGAGCTCCCGACGACGACTCCGAGTACCTGCGGGAGTGGTCGGACCGGATTGCCCGGCGCCAGCGGAAGTCCCCTCCCCCGGAAAAGCCGAAGGATGAGGACGAGGAGGATTAGCCCTCGTTGACCCGGGCCACCGAGGCGCCGGGGGTGACGTCGGCCGCCTCGTGCAGCAGGTGCCCGGCCGGCTCCGTGTAGCTCCACCCGACCAGCGTGTGGTCGTCAAACAGCAGCGACGTGAGCGAGGCGAGCGAACATTCGCGCCAAAGAGGATTGTGGGCCAGCGGCTTGCCCTGAATGAAACGCTGCACCATCACGATCGGAAGCTGATGCGAGACCAGCAGTGCCTCGTGCCCCCAGGCTTCGTCAATGGCCGAGGAGATGGCGCTGCACATCCGCTCACGGATCAGTCGGTAGGGCTCCCCCCAGGACGGCTCCAGCGGGCGCACGTAGCGGGACCAGTTCCGCGGGTGGGCCAGCGCCCACCGGTTCCCGTTGACGTTCTCACCCTGAAAAGTCGATCCCGCCTCGACCAGGCGCGGGTCCGCCTCGATCGGCAGGTGGTAGGCGAGGGCGGTCGGCAGCGCGGTTTCCTGGGCCCGCAGTAGCGGCGAGGCGATCACCCGGGTGATGTCGCGCTCCTCCAGGCTCAGGTACTGCGCCACCTCGGACGCCATCTCCCGGCCGAGCGGGGTGAGGGAAAATTGGGGAAGGCGGCCGTAGAGGACGCCGTCGGGGTTATCCACTTCACCGTGGCGGAGCAGGTGCACTGTCGTAAAGGCCATGGCTCTAGTTTCGCACGGAACCCGCCCGCCCCCGCAACCGGAGTCACCTCCTCGACCCGGCCAAAAAGTCCTAGGCTAGCGCTATGGAGAAAACCAACCCGGAGGCCCGCTCGATCGGGGCCTTCTTTGACGTCGACGAAACCCTGGTGCGCGGAGCCACCGCCTTTTGGGCGGCTCGAGAAATGTTCTCCCAGGGGTTCTTCAGCCTGCGCGACCTGCAGTACGCAGCCCGGCAGACCCTTCGCTTTGTCCTGCTGGGGGAAAACGCGGGCAAGATCGGCGAGTTTGGTGACCGGGCCGCGAAGGTGCTGGAGGGAAACTCGGTGGAGCATCTGCTGCACCTGAGCGAAAAGGTCTACGACCAGTACTTCGTCCCCCACGTCTACCAGGCGACCTACGAGCGCCTGAAGGAACACAGTGCGGCCGGTCACCAGGTGTGGCTTATTTCGGCCACCCCCTGGCTGTTGGCCGAGGTGATTGCCCGCCGGCTGGGAGCCTCGGGCGGGGTGGGAACGCGGATGCAGGTTTCCGGCGACCGCCTGATCGGGAAGCTGGAAGGTCACCTGGTCCACGGCCCCGGGAAGGTGAAGGTGCTGAAGGAGATTGCCGAGGAGCACCAGATTGATCTGTCCCGGTCGTGGGCCTACTCCGACTCGGCCAACGACATTCCGATGCTCAGCGCCGTTGGGCATCCGGTGGCGGTTAACCCGGATCGGGAACTGACCGAATATGCGCGCCAGCAAAACTGGGAGATCCTCAATGCCCGCGAGCGGCGCGACGTGATCCGACGCGGGGCGATCATGGCGGCCCTGGTGGTCGGCGGGGGGACTGCCGTCGTCTGGTCGGCCTGGAAGCTGGCGAGGCTCGCCCCCCGGACCCGCTGACATGCTTGAAGCCCAGATCCCGCGGGATCTGGGCTTCAAAACCAAAGCTTAGAACTACTTCTTGTTCCGGCGCTGGTGACGAGTCTTGCGCAGTTGCTTACGGTGCTTCTTCTTCGACATGCGCTTGCGGCGCTTCTTTACTACGGATCCCATAGAGTCCTCCCCTCGTCACATCGACACGCCCCTGCCGGCCCGATCAGCGATCTACGTTTGGCTCAGGCAGTGGCCCACAACAGTTACAACGCGGAATATCTTACCCGCCCAAACTCGATTGTTGTTCATCGGCCCATGTGATATCGAGTAATTCTTTCACCGCCACCGAGGGGATCCGAAAGCTCTTTCCCGCCCGAACGGCCGGAAGCTCACCGGAATGGATGAGCCGATAGACGGTCATCCTCGATACCCGCATCAGCTCAGCAACCTCGTTAACCGTCAGCAGTTTCGGTACGGGCTGTGGCTCCACCATTGCTACCCCTCTTACTTCCAGCACCAGGCTGTGAACAGCGCTTTTCGGGCGCGACTGAGTCCAATGAAGGTCAGTCTAGCGCACTTTCGCCCACGTCAGGGGAATATCAAAACCAAAACCAGACCAGATCCTGGAGACTTCCCCATTAAACGCTCATAAACTTCACAGGGAAGAGCGGCAGCGTACTATGGAGCCATTCAGGGCGCCCGGCAGCAGGAGAAACATGGGGATCAGACGGCACCGAGGGTCGCTGCCAGACGGCAGCCGGAAAGAGTGGCGCACCCATCGCTGGCTCGTCCCCGGTCGCAACTCCAACCCGGTTCGCGTCCTCCCGCCACCCCATTCCCGGTCCCGGGTCAAGTGGTGGCAGGTGCACCGCCGGGTGGCCCGCTGGTTTGAGCACCTGGCCCAGCGCTCCCCCGCCCGCGCCACCCTGCTGGTGTTCCTGGCAATCATCACCGCCATCACCGGCCTCCTCTCCCTGCCGATCGCCACCACCTCGGGCGAGCGGGCCCCGTTCATCGACGCCCTGTTCACCGCGGTCTCGGCCGTCTGCGTCACCGGGCTGACGACGGTGGACACCGCGACCTACTGGTCTCACTTCGGCCAGGGGGTCATGGTTCTCGGCGTCTTCATCGGCGGCCTGGGCGTGATGACGCTGGCCTCGCTGCTGGCGCTGGTGGTGTCCAGCCACCTGGGGCTGACCCAGAGGATGCTGGCCTCCTCGGCCACCGGTTCGCGCGGGATGAGCGACGTCGGCCAAATTCTGACCAACGTCATGATGGTCTCCCTGGTGGTGGAGGGCGGCGTCTTCGTGGCGCTCAGCCTGCGGTTCCTCACCTTGGGTTTCACCGTGCCGGACGCGCTTTGGAGCGGCCTGTTCATGGCTATCTCCTCGTTCAACAACGCGGGCTTCGTCAACCTGGAGGGTGGGGCCGCCTCGTTCGTGGGCGACTGGGGGTTCCTGCTGCCCATCATCCTGGCGGCCACGGTGGGGGCGCTCGGGTTCCCGGTGCTGAACGACTTTATCCGGAACCCGCGGAAGCCCCGCCGCTGGACGCTGCACTCGAAAATGACCCTGTCGGTCTTCGGGGGCCTGTTCTTCCTCTCCGTCATTTCGACCGCCGTGCTGGAGTGGAACAACCCGGGCACGTTCGGCCACCTGGCCGGCTCGGAGAAAGTGCTGAACTCGCTGCTGTCGGGGATCAACTCCCGTTCCCTCGGCATTTCCGCGATTGACACCTCCGCGCAGGAGTCCACCACCGTCTTCCTGACCGGGATCTTCATGTTTATCGGGGGCGGGTCGGCGTCAACCGCGGGCGGGATCAAGGTGACGACGTTCGCCGTCCTGTTCCTGGCGGTGCTGGCCGAAGCGAAAGGCTCCCACGACGTGGAGGTCTACGGCCGGCGCCTGCGTTTTGGCACGGTGCGCCTGGCGGTTTCGGTCCTGTTCATCTCCACCGCCATGGTGCTGCTGGCGGCATTCCTGCTGCTGGCGATGACGAACCTGCCGCTGGAGGCGGTTATCTTCGAGACGATTTCGGCCTTCGGCACGGTCGGATTGTCGCTGGGAATCACGCCGCATCTGCCCGCTGCAGCCAAGGCGGTGCTGGTCTTTCTGATGTTTGCCGGTCGGCTGGGACCGATGACTTTCGCCACCGCTTTGGCCCTGCGGGAAAAGAGTAGACTGGTGCGGATGCCTGAGTCGCGTCCCATCGTTGGTTGATTTCTGGAGGAATCTAACATGTCACCTCGTCGGCGTACCAGCGGTACCCTGGTGATC
Proteins encoded:
- a CDS encoding TrkH family potassium uptake protein, with protein sequence MGIRRHRGSLPDGSRKEWRTHRWLVPGRNSNPVRVLPPPHSRSRVKWWQVHRRVARWFEHLAQRSPARATLLVFLAIITAITGLLSLPIATTSGERAPFIDALFTAVSAVCVTGLTTVDTATYWSHFGQGVMVLGVFIGGLGVMTLASLLALVVSSHLGLTQRMLASSATGSRGMSDVGQILTNVMMVSLVVEGGVFVALSLRFLTLGFTVPDALWSGLFMAISSFNNAGFVNLEGGAASFVGDWGFLLPIILAATVGALGFPVLNDFIRNPRKPRRWTLHSKMTLSVFGGLFFLSVISTAVLEWNNPGTFGHLAGSEKVLNSLLSGINSRSLGISAIDTSAQESTTVFLTGIFMFIGGGSASTAGGIKVTTFAVLFLAVLAEAKGSHDVEVYGRRLRFGTVRLAVSVLFISTAMVLLAAFLLLAMTNLPLEAVIFETISAFGTVGLSLGITPHLPAAAKAVLVFLMFAGRLGPMTFATALALREKSRLVRMPESRPIVG